A part of Phytoactinopolyspora mesophila genomic DNA contains:
- a CDS encoding DUF3152 domain-containing protein, producing MAFREDAPVGSEPITLDNPGAHQPSPDSLDRDSIPSRGTGGDREPITEPTAEVTVSGPTAGGRVQPAPVDSPDSASGHYLVVPGGDAAPERMSGDTVRYLVEVEEGLPFEAEEFAEQVHTILNDERGWGHDGSMRFERVDDSSAAFRVSLSSPDLTDEQCYPLLTRGEVSCWNGSRAIINAQRWGVGAETYGADILSYREYLINHEVGHALGHGHVSCPAAGEPAPTMVQQTKSLQGCAPNPWPAR from the coding sequence GTGGCTTTCCGCGAGGATGCGCCCGTTGGCTCGGAACCGATCACCCTCGACAATCCCGGAGCACATCAGCCCAGCCCTGATTCCCTCGACCGCGACTCCATTCCGTCGCGGGGCACAGGCGGAGACCGCGAGCCCATCACCGAACCTACTGCCGAGGTCACCGTGTCCGGCCCGACGGCCGGCGGCCGCGTTCAGCCAGCGCCGGTCGACTCGCCGGACTCAGCCAGCGGGCACTACCTCGTGGTCCCCGGCGGTGACGCCGCCCCAGAACGGATGTCCGGCGATACCGTCCGCTACTTGGTCGAGGTGGAAGAAGGCCTGCCGTTCGAGGCTGAGGAGTTCGCGGAGCAGGTACATACGATCCTCAACGACGAAAGAGGCTGGGGACACGACGGCAGCATGAGATTCGAACGAGTCGACGACAGCTCAGCAGCGTTTCGGGTGTCCCTGTCCAGTCCCGATCTCACCGACGAGCAGTGTTATCCCTTGCTCACCCGCGGCGAGGTCTCGTGCTGGAACGGCTCGCGCGCGATCATCAACGCTCAGCGCTGGGGCGTCGGCGCCGAGACATACGGTGCCGACATCCTCAGCTACCGGGAGTACTTGATCAACCACGAGGTCGGGCACGCATTGGGCCATGGCCATGTGAGCTGCCCGGCCGCGGGGGAACCAGCTCCGACAATGGTTCAGCAGACGAAGTCGCTCCAGGGGTGCGCCCCCAACCCGTGGCCGGCACGCTGA
- a CDS encoding class E sortase — protein sequence MERETEPKRRGARRAAPRRGPVGMVVGFFGELLMTAGVVVLLFVVYVLWGTGLQTAAAQNDLRGELSFDVDSSETDGEALAPDDIDIGEAYGVIRIPRFGEDWEWVMVQGVEDEDLKNGPGHYPNSANPGELGNFAVAAHRSGHGEPFAKFPELHVGDIIEVVMADGTYVYEIDDAPNGDPDGNKIEIQDTWVVDPVPGEPRSTEPTERRITLTTCWPRFGSSHRMFATGVLISEEAR from the coding sequence ATGGAACGAGAAACGGAGCCCAAACGACGTGGAGCTCGCCGCGCCGCACCACGCCGGGGCCCCGTGGGCATGGTCGTAGGTTTCTTCGGCGAACTCCTCATGACGGCGGGCGTCGTCGTTCTTCTGTTCGTCGTCTATGTGCTGTGGGGCACCGGCCTCCAGACCGCGGCCGCCCAGAATGATCTGCGCGGTGAGCTCAGCTTCGACGTCGACTCGAGCGAAACCGACGGTGAGGCCCTGGCGCCCGACGACATCGATATCGGCGAGGCCTACGGCGTGATCCGGATTCCGCGTTTCGGCGAGGACTGGGAATGGGTCATGGTGCAGGGTGTCGAAGACGAGGACCTGAAGAACGGCCCGGGCCATTACCCGAACAGCGCGAACCCCGGTGAGCTGGGCAATTTCGCCGTCGCGGCGCACCGGTCCGGGCACGGCGAACCGTTCGCGAAGTTTCCCGAGCTCCACGTGGGTGACATCATCGAAGTGGTCATGGCTGACGGCACCTACGTCTACGAGATAGACGACGCACCCAACGGCGATCCCGATGGCAACAAGATCGAGATTCAAGACACCTGGGTCGTCGATCCGGTTCCGGGTGAGCCACGAAGCACTGAGCCGACCGAGCGGCGGATCACCCTGACGACCTGCTGGCCGCGATTCGGCTCCTCGCACCGGATGTTCGCCACCGGGGTACTGATCAGCGAAGAGGCGAGGTAG
- a CDS encoding bifunctional alpha/beta hydrolase/OsmC family protein produces MPKSRRMTFTGTGGEELAGRLDLPPGPPRAVALFAHCFTCGKDVVSASRISRALTELDIAVFRFDFTGLGESDGEFANATFSSNIEDLVRAASHLRTTLAAPSLLIGHSLGGAAVIAAASEIPESRAVVTIGAPADPAHVADLFTAEHAEIEAAGVSTVRLAGRSFRVRREFLSDIAAQPQTDRIAELGRALLVLHAPGDQLVGIDNARQIFDTARHPKSFVSLDDADHLLSDRADAMYAAKVIAGWADRYLPPAPARDTDVPDAEPGTVVVTDMSDTGFTQRIQAGKHIVIADEPPSAGGDDLGPTPYGLLLAALGSCTSMTMRMYAQRKGWPLESTTVKLQHSRIHAEDCTHCETRQGKLDHITRAISMEGDLDDDQRARLLEIADKCPVHRTLDSEIVIETSEDDASAAP; encoded by the coding sequence ATGCCGAAATCGCGACGTATGACCTTCACCGGCACCGGAGGCGAGGAGCTGGCCGGCCGGCTGGACCTACCTCCGGGTCCGCCACGCGCGGTCGCCCTGTTTGCCCACTGTTTCACCTGCGGCAAGGACGTGGTGTCCGCTTCTCGGATCTCGCGGGCGCTGACCGAGCTCGACATCGCGGTGTTCCGGTTCGACTTCACCGGGCTCGGCGAGTCCGATGGCGAGTTCGCCAACGCGACGTTCAGCTCCAATATCGAGGATCTGGTCCGGGCCGCCAGCCATCTTCGCACCACTTTGGCCGCGCCGAGTCTGCTCATCGGTCATTCGCTCGGCGGCGCCGCCGTCATCGCGGCAGCGAGCGAGATCCCGGAGTCCCGCGCGGTGGTCACCATCGGCGCTCCGGCCGATCCGGCACACGTAGCCGATCTGTTCACCGCCGAGCACGCCGAGATCGAGGCGGCCGGCGTATCCACCGTGCGCCTGGCCGGCCGGTCTTTCCGGGTCCGTCGCGAGTTCTTGTCCGACATCGCTGCCCAGCCGCAAACTGACCGAATAGCCGAGCTCGGACGGGCGTTGCTGGTCCTGCATGCCCCCGGTGACCAGCTGGTCGGTATCGACAACGCACGGCAGATCTTCGATACCGCCCGGCACCCGAAGTCTTTTGTCAGCCTTGACGACGCAGACCACCTGCTCTCCGACCGTGCCGATGCGATGTACGCCGCCAAGGTGATCGCCGGATGGGCCGACCGGTATCTCCCACCGGCTCCGGCCCGGGACACCGATGTTCCGGACGCAGAGCCGGGCACGGTCGTGGTGACCGATATGAGCGACACAGGCTTCACTCAGCGCATTCAAGCCGGCAAGCACATCGTGATCGCCGATGAGCCGCCGTCCGCCGGTGGAGACGACCTCGGTCCGACGCCGTACGGCCTGCTGCTCGCGGCCCTCGGATCCTGCACGTCTATGACGATGCGCATGTACGCCCAGCGCAAGGGCTGGCCGCTGGAGTCGACGACCGTCAAGCTCCAGCACAGCCGGATCCACGCCGAAGACTGCACACACTGCGAGACCAGACAGGGAAAGCTGGACCACATCACGCGCGCCATCAGCATGGAGGGGGACCTCGACGACGACCAGCGGGCTAGGCTGCTCGAGATCGCCGACAAATGTCCTGTGCACCGGACGCTCGACTCTGAGATCGTCATCGAGACGTCAGAAGACGACGCGTCGGCGGCGCCCTGA
- a CDS encoding TetR family transcriptional regulator encodes MSRRVEIAEAAITTLAREGMRGLTHRAVDRTARLPEGSTSYYFRTRYALLRAIVDQLVEHDAVEIPALTPGDLDQFADAAAVLVHQWLTVGRDRQLARYELSVESTRRPELRAPFVVAGARIRAMVAAQLEAAGVGEAEEKADDFSAFLDGLVFDEIAGAGRRGLSVDRLRGKIQAMLNAVTS; translated from the coding sequence GTGTCTCGTCGTGTCGAGATCGCGGAAGCGGCTATCACCACGCTGGCCAGGGAAGGCATGCGCGGGCTGACCCACCGCGCCGTCGACCGCACAGCCAGGCTGCCAGAGGGGTCGACGTCGTACTATTTCCGCACGCGCTACGCATTGCTGCGCGCGATCGTGGACCAACTCGTCGAACACGACGCCGTCGAGATTCCCGCGCTCACACCCGGAGACCTTGATCAGTTTGCCGACGCCGCCGCCGTGCTGGTCCATCAGTGGCTGACGGTCGGCCGAGACCGGCAACTGGCTCGATATGAGCTGAGTGTCGAGTCCACCCGGCGCCCGGAACTTCGAGCGCCTTTCGTCGTGGCCGGAGCCAGAATCCGGGCCATGGTAGCCGCCCAGCTCGAAGCCGCCGGCGTCGGCGAAGCCGAAGAAAAGGCCGACGACTTCAGCGCCTTCCTGGACGGTCTGGTGTTCGACGAGATCGCGGGCGCCGGCCGTCGTGGTCTCAGCGTCGACCGGCTGCGGGGCAAGATCCAGGCGATGTTGAACGCCGTGACCAGCTGA
- a CDS encoding FAD-dependent oxidoreductase: MKAIIIGGGIGGLCAATALAQRGWDVEVLERAAQFTEVGAGLSLWPNALRALDALGLGDSIRERALMSAQAGIRTASGSWLSRTDTDELERRFGRLAMVHRADILDILSAAAPSGSLRAGVTVHEVQPDGTVLHTDGVSTADLVVAADGIHSIVRRSVWPDAPSPRYAGYTAWRMVTEPMPIDEGVESWGRGQRVGYAQLPDGRVYCYATASAPEGTSSTGLAELRQRFGDWHEPIPALLDATADDAVLHHDIHALPPLTTYVSDKIALLGDAAHAMTPNLGQGACQALEDAVVLAGLLAGSDSVASALKEYDHARRPRTQMIARSADRIGSVGQWSSPPAVVLRNAAMRLAPASSFYRSLAPILNWSV; the protein is encoded by the coding sequence ATGAAGGCGATCATCATCGGCGGCGGTATCGGCGGCCTCTGTGCCGCAACGGCGCTGGCCCAGCGCGGATGGGACGTCGAGGTCCTCGAACGCGCCGCACAGTTCACCGAAGTCGGCGCGGGGCTGTCGCTGTGGCCCAACGCCTTGCGCGCCCTGGACGCACTGGGGCTGGGCGATTCGATCCGGGAACGGGCCCTCATGAGCGCCCAGGCCGGCATCAGGACGGCGTCCGGCTCATGGCTTTCGCGCACGGACACCGACGAGCTGGAACGACGTTTCGGCCGGCTCGCCATGGTTCACCGCGCCGACATCCTCGACATCCTGAGCGCCGCCGCACCCAGCGGTTCCCTCCGGGCCGGCGTCACCGTTCACGAGGTCCAGCCCGACGGCACAGTGCTGCACACCGACGGTGTCTCCACGGCGGACCTGGTGGTCGCGGCAGACGGCATCCACAGCATCGTGCGCAGGTCCGTCTGGCCGGACGCCCCGTCGCCGCGTTATGCGGGCTACACCGCATGGCGGATGGTGACCGAGCCGATGCCGATCGACGAAGGGGTCGAGTCTTGGGGCCGCGGGCAGCGTGTCGGCTACGCGCAGCTCCCAGACGGACGGGTCTACTGCTACGCCACGGCGAGCGCGCCCGAGGGGACGTCCAGCACCGGCCTCGCCGAACTTCGGCAGCGCTTCGGAGACTGGCACGAGCCGATCCCGGCGCTCCTGGACGCCACCGCCGACGATGCAGTGCTCCACCACGACATTCACGCGCTGCCGCCGCTGACCACGTATGTCTCGGACAAGATCGCTCTGCTCGGCGACGCCGCGCATGCGATGACGCCCAACCTGGGACAGGGCGCCTGCCAAGCTCTCGAGGACGCGGTGGTTCTGGCGGGGCTCCTGGCCGGTAGCGACTCCGTCGCGAGCGCCCTGAAGGAGTACGACCACGCCCGTCGGCCGCGGACCCAGATGATCGCTCGCAGCGCTGATCGGATCGGCTCGGTCGGGCAGTGGTCCTCGCCGCCAGCCGTGGTCTTGCGCAACGCCGCGATGCGGCTGGCGCCGGCTTCGTCCTTCTACCGTTCCCTCGCGCCGATCCTGAACTGGAGCGTATGA